The Nocardiopsis composta genome includes the window CGCGGGGAGAAGGTCTGAGCCGTGGCCAAGAAGAGCAAGATCGTCAAGAACGAGAAGCGCGCCCGCATCGCGGCGCGCTACGCCGAGCGCCGCGCCGAGCTCAAGCGGATCGTCTCCCACCCGGACAGCACCGCCGAGGAGCGCGCCGCCGCCGTCCGCGAGCTGAACCGCCAGCCGCGCGACGCCAGCCCCACCCGGTACCGCAACCGGGACGCG containing:
- the rpsN gene encoding 30S ribosomal protein S14, translating into MAKKSKIVKNEKRARIAARYAERRAELKRIVSHPDSTAEERAAAVRELNRQPRDASPTRYRNRDAVDGRPRGYLRKAGLSRIRFREMAHRGELPGITKSSW